Proteins co-encoded in one Schaalia radingae genomic window:
- a CDS encoding TetR/AcrR family transcriptional regulator, whose translation MVDRPRVQRRRVATRQRIVEVAVELFESQGFDATTVDQITEAADIGKGTFFTHFPTKEGVFSFLSEHVLEMMLGADDPSLPADEQVRASFAAAAEWFGDNEVIARMMVLARLRSVGKVAASAERGRLFEFFAECAQRGVASGQWRDVPVQQITHGLAACYFSSVALWALEPESPGLGEVFDAQLDLLLTGIRR comes from the coding sequence ATGGTTGATCGTCCACGGGTTCAGCGCAGGCGGGTCGCGACGCGGCAGCGGATTGTTGAGGTTGCTGTTGAGTTGTTTGAGTCGCAGGGTTTTGATGCCACTACTGTCGATCAGATCACCGAAGCGGCCGATATTGGCAAGGGAACGTTTTTCACGCATTTCCCGACGAAGGAAGGCGTGTTTTCGTTTCTGAGTGAGCATGTGCTCGAGATGATGCTGGGCGCAGATGACCCGTCGTTGCCTGCTGATGAGCAGGTGCGTGCCAGCTTTGCGGCAGCTGCCGAGTGGTTTGGTGATAACGAGGTTATTGCTCGCATGATGGTGTTGGCGCGGTTGCGTTCGGTGGGTAAGGTTGCTGCTAGTGCTGAGCGGGGGCGACTGTTTGAGTTTTTCGCTGAGTGCGCGCAGCGTGGTGTGGCTTCTGGGCAGTGGCGTGATGTGCCTGTGCAGCAGATTACACACGGGCTTGCGGCGTGTTATTTTTCTTCGGTTGCGCTGTGGGCGTTGGAGCCTGAATCGCCTGGCTTGGGCGAGGTTTTTGATGCGCAATTGGATCTATTGCTTACCGGGATTCGTCGGTGA